From Amphiprion ocellaris isolate individual 3 ecotype Okinawa chromosome 10, ASM2253959v1, whole genome shotgun sequence, one genomic window encodes:
- the slc7a8b gene encoding large neutral amino acids transporter small subunit 2 isoform X2: protein MGFVQICKGHYYWLEPAHAFETFCDYNVGLIALSFLQGSFAYGGWNFLNYVTEELVDPNKNLPRAIFISIPVVTFVYVFANVAYVTAMSPQELLASNAVAVTFGEKLLGVMSWIMPISVALSTFGGVNGSLFTSSRLFFAGAREGHLPRLLAMIHVKRCTPIPALLFTLISTLLMLCTSDIYTLINYVGFINYLFYGVTVAGQIVLRIKEPNMHRPIKVSLVWPVIYLLFWAFLLIFSLYSEPVVCGTGLAIMMTGVPVYFLGVYWENKPKCFDVATGKVTYLCQKLCLVVYPVTEEPKEPLKKDADEKAGDTVQTHD, encoded by the exons ATGGGTTTTGTCCAAATTTGCAAAg GTCACTATTACTGGTTGGAGCCAGCACATGCCTTTGAGACCTTCTGTGACTATAACGTGGGTCTGATAGCTCTGTCCTTCCTGCAAGGCTCCTTCGCATATGGAGGCTGGAATTTCCTCAACTACGTCACAGAGGAGTTAGTCGACCCAAACAA GAATCTCCCACGTGCAATCTTCATCTCCATCCCTGTGGTCACCTTTGTGTACGTGTTTGCCAACGTGGCCTACGTCACAGCCATGAGCCCCCAGGAGCTGCTGGCCTCCAACGCTGTGGCAGTG ACATTTGGAGAGAAACTACTAGGAGTAATGTCATGGATCATGCCTATCTCTGTGGCGCTGTCCACCTTCGGGGGGGTCAATGGCTCCCTGTTCACGTCGTCGCG GCTGTTTTTCGCCGGTGCGCGGGAAGGCCATCTACCACGTCTGCTGGCCATGATTCATGTGAAGCGCTGCACTCCCATCCCAGCCTTACTGTTTACT TTGATCTCCACTCTGCTGATGTTGTGCACCAGTGACATTTACACCCTCATAAACTATGTGGGTTTCATCAACTACCTCTTCTACGGCGTCACTGTCGCCGGGCAGATTGTGCTGCGCATCAAGGAGCCCAACATGCATCGACCCATCAAG GTGAGCCTGGTGTGGCCAGTCATCTACCTGCTGTTCTGGGCCTTCTTACTCATCTTCTCCCTCTACTCTGAGCCTGTAGTCTGTGGTACTGGTCTGGCCATCATGATGACCGGCGTCCCTGTATATTTTCTTGGAGTCTACTGGGAAAATAAGCCAAAGTGTTTTGATGTAGCTACAG GTAAAGTGACGTATCTGTGCCAAAAGCTCTGCTTGGTGGTTTACCCAGTAACGGAGGAGCCAAAAGAGCCTCTAAAGAAAGATGCAGATGAGAAAGCTGGAGACACCGTGCAAACACATGATTAA